The Trypanosoma brucei brucei TREU927 chromosome 9, whole genome shotgun sequence genome includes a window with the following:
- a CDS encoding 6-phosphogluconate dehydrogenase decarboxylating, translating into MSMDVGVVGLGVMGANLALNIAEKGFKVAVFNRTYSKSEEFMKANASAPFAGNLKAFETMEAFAASLKKPRKALILVQAGAATDSTIEQLKKVFEKGDILVDTGNAHFKDQGRRAQQLEAAGLRFLGMGISGGEEGARKGPAFFPGGTLSVWEEIRPIVEAAAAKADDGRPCVTMNGSGGAGSCVKMYHNSGEYAILQIWGEVFDILRAMGLNNDEVAAVLEDWKSKNFLKSYMLDISIAAARAKDKDGSYLTEHVMDRIGSKGTGLWSAQEALEIGVPAPSLNMAVVSRQFTMYKTERQANASNAPGITQSPGYTLKNKSPSGPEIKQLYDSVCIAIISCYAQMFQCLREMDKVHNFGLNLPATIATFRAGCILQGYLLKPMTEAFEKNPNISNLMCAFQTEIRAGLQNYRDMVALITSKLEVSIPVLSASLNYVTAMFTPTLKYGQLVSLQRDVFGRHGYERVDKDGRESFQWPELQ; encoded by the coding sequence ATGTCAATGGATGTCGGTGTTGTCGGCCTCGGGGTGATGGGCGCGAACCTGGCCTTGAACATTGCGGAGAAAGGGTTTAAAGTTGCTGTGTTCAACCGTACGTACTCTAAGAGCGAGGAATTCATGAAAGCGAATGCCTCTGCTCCATTTGCGGGTAATTTGAAGGCGTTTGAAACTATGGAGGCATTTGCAGCGTCACTCAAGAAACCTCGAAAGGCCCTCATCCTGGTGCAGGCGGGCGCGGCTACGGACTCAACAATTGAACAACTTAAGAAAGTGTTTGAGAAGGGAGATATCCTCGTTGATACCGGTAACGCGCATTTTAAGGATCAGGGACGCCGCGCCCAGCAGCTGGAGGCGGCAGGTCTCCGGTTTCTTGGGATGGGCATATCCGGGGGCGAGGAGGGTGCACGCAAAGGGCCAGCCTTTTTCCCTGGAGGGACGCTTAGTGTGTGGGAGGAAATACGACCAATTGTTGAGGCCGCCGCAGCTAAGGCAGATGATGGCCGGCCCTGTGTGACGATGaacggcagcggcggcgcgGGATCATGCGTGAAGATGTACCACAATTCGGGTGAATACGCCATTTTGCAAATTTGGGGTGAGGTTTTTGACATCCTTCGGGCAATGGGACTGAACAACGATGAAGTTGCTGCCGTTCTTGAAGATTGGAAATCAAAGAACTTCTTGAAGTCTTATATGCTCGATATCTCAATTGCAGCCGCGCGGGCAAAGGATAAGGATGGAAGTTATCTTACGGAGCACGTGATGGATCGTATTGGATCGAAGGGCACCGGCTTATGGTCCGCCCAAGAGGCTCTCGAGATTGGAGTCCCTGCGCCCAGTTTGAACATGGCTGTCGTATCGCGGCAGTTCACAATGTATAAAACTGAGCGTCAAGCGAATGCCAGCAATGCACCCGGTATTACTCAATCCCCTGGATACActctcaaaaacaaaagcccCAGTGGGCCCGAAATTAAGCAGCTCTACGACTCTGTGTGCATTGCCATTATCTCATGCTACGCTCAAATGTTTCAGTGCCTGCGTGAGATGGACAAGGTGCATAACTTCGGACTCAATCTTCCAGCTACCATTGCAACTTTCCGCGCCGGTTGCATTTTGCAGGGCTACCTTTTAAAACCCATGACTGAGGCATTCGAAAAGAATCCCAACATTAGCAATCTCATGTGTGCATTCCAAACCGAGATCAGGGCAGGACTACAGAATTACCGCGATATGGTGGCACTTATCACATCAAAGTTGGAAGTGTCCATTCCTGTGCTGTCGGCCTCCCTCAATTACGTTACTGCGATGTTTACGCCAACACTCAAGTATGGGCAACTTGTGTCGTTGCAGCGGGATGTGTTCGGTCGGCACGGCTACGAAAGGGTGGATAAAGACGGCCGCGAATCATTCCAATGGCCTGAGTTGCAATAA